The Hyphomicrobiales bacterium genome has a window encoding:
- a CDS encoding conserved hypothetical protein (Evidence 4 : Unknown function but conserved in other organisms) has product MPIQPEDTMLDPNLADDHGDARRVAYGYLEDAFTEAQQDGLDSDALAHAALFAALRTLVETYGEEATAAFTESLPEKVRCGAFTTGTRH; this is encoded by the coding sequence GATGCTCGACCCGAATCTCGCCGACGACCACGGCGATGCGCGCCGCGTCGCCTATGGCTATCTCGAGGATGCCTTCACCGAGGCGCAGCAAGACGGCCTCGATTCGGACGCCCTTGCCCATGCCGCCCTGTTCGCGGCCCTGCGCACGCTGGTCGAGACCTATGGCGAGGAAGCGACAGCCGCCTTCACCGAATCCCTGCCCGAGAAGGTGCGCTGCGGCGCCTTCACCACCGGCACGCGGCACTAA